In the Oryza glaberrima chromosome 6, OglaRS2, whole genome shotgun sequence genome, one interval contains:
- the LOC127778124 gene encoding protein EXORDIUM-like 3, whose protein sequence is MAMAMAMHRFSLCCVVLLVLAPLAAVAWRPWPPRNGSGEVEGIGASKKFEGSSDFVKLQYHMGPVLAADITVHPIWYGRWPAEQKRTIRAFLRSLSPPGSASGDGGIPSPSVAAWWRTVRLYTDQTSANVSGVVRLGREKCDARASRGGRLTRLDIQSVVRDAVTARTRPLPVDSSGVYLVLTSPEVVVENFCGQVCGFHYFTFPSVVGYTLPYAWVGNSAARCPEVCAYPFAIPSYVGGGRRAEAPPNGDVGVDGMVSVIAHELAELASNPLANAWYAGEDPSFPTEIADLCEGIYGTGGGGAYTGQLLTDGRSGASYNVNGVGGRKFLVQWVWNPILSYCSGPNALDQ, encoded by the coding sequence atggcgatggcgatggcgatgcacCGGTTCAGCCTCTGctgcgtcgtcctcctcgtgctcgcgccgctcgccgccgtcgcgtggcGGCCGTGGCCGCCACGGAATGGGAGCGGCGAGGTTGAGGGGATCGGGGCGTCCAAGAAGTTCGAGGGGTCGTCGGATTTCGTCAAGCTGCAGTACCACATGGgccccgtcctcgccgccgacatCACGGTCCACCCGATCTGGTACGGCCGGTGGCCCGCCGAGCAGAAGCGCACCATCCGCGCGTTCCTCCGGTCGCTCTCGCCGCCGGGCTCGGcctccggcgatggcggcatccCGTCGCCGTCCGTGGCGGCGTGGTGGCGCACCGTGCGGCTGTACACCGACCAGACCTCGGCGAACGTGTCCGGGGTGGTGAGGCTCGGGCGGGAGAAGTGCGACGCGCGCGCGTCGCGGGGCGGGCGGCTGACGCGGCTCGACATCCAGTCCGTGGTGCGGGACGCCGTGACGGCGCGGACGCGGCCGCTCCCCGTGGACTCGAGCGGCGTGTACCTGGTGCTGACCtcgccggaggtggtggtggagaactTCTGCGGGCAGGTGTGCGGCTTCCACTACTTCACGTTCCCGTCGGTGGTCGGGTACACGCTGCCGTACGCGTGGGTGGGGAACTCGGCGGCGCGGTGCCCGGAGGTGTGCGCGTACCCGTTCGCCATCCCGTCGTACGTGGGCGgggggcggagggcggaggcgccGCCGAACGGCGACGTGGGCGTGGACGGGATGGTGAGCGTCATCGCGCACGAGCTGGCCGAGCTGGCGTCGAACCCGCTCGCCAACGCGTGGTACGCCGGCGAGGACCCGTCGTTCCCGACGGAGATCGCCGACCTGTGCGAGGGGATCtacggcaccggcggcggcggcgcgtacaCCGGCCAGCTGCTCACCGACGGCCGCTCCGGCGCGTCGTACAACGtcaacggcg